The following are encoded together in the Hyalangium ruber genome:
- a CDS encoding GNAT family N-acetyltransferase — protein MRLVLATDAQRYERDLVNYPAWGPPLTVEGYVTREYRLRSHPWAQAELKTWLLCADNQEVLASCETYRTDSFLRAADGSLEAGDSYAIASVFTEERLRGKGHATRLMDLLASELERASPRVHSALLLSDVGAPLYRRSGYRETPAWDWRFEPEPGEPSEGVDRLLPETEMGSALARMRRPEVPFFYWPTPAQLDWHLERERIYSELLPRPRPEANGATAGESTALWYMVGKSSTLMVLMFDARTPEAAAALLRSARRVAHRAGLSRVVLWEEPAAAPLLAGVPGAVREAREGSLPMLRSLRPGLALAEATPIPRALWV, from the coding sequence ATGCGCCTCGTCCTCGCCACTGACGCCCAGAGGTACGAGCGGGACCTCGTCAACTACCCCGCCTGGGGGCCGCCCCTCACCGTGGAGGGCTACGTCACGCGTGAGTACCGGCTGCGCTCCCACCCCTGGGCCCAGGCGGAGCTGAAGACGTGGCTGCTGTGCGCGGACAACCAAGAGGTGCTCGCCTCGTGCGAGACGTACCGCACCGACAGCTTCCTGCGCGCCGCCGACGGCTCGCTGGAGGCCGGGGACAGCTACGCCATCGCCAGCGTCTTCACCGAGGAGCGGCTGCGTGGGAAGGGCCATGCCACCCGGCTGATGGACCTCCTGGCCTCGGAGCTCGAGCGTGCCTCGCCCCGCGTCCACAGCGCACTGCTCCTCTCGGATGTGGGCGCCCCGCTCTACCGCCGCTCTGGCTACCGGGAGACGCCGGCGTGGGACTGGCGCTTCGAGCCGGAGCCCGGCGAGCCCTCCGAGGGGGTGGACCGGCTGTTGCCGGAGACGGAGATGGGCTCCGCGCTCGCGCGCATGCGAAGGCCCGAGGTGCCCTTCTTCTACTGGCCCACCCCCGCGCAGCTCGACTGGCACCTGGAGCGGGAGCGCATCTACTCGGAGCTGCTGCCGCGCCCTCGCCCCGAGGCCAACGGCGCCACGGCGGGTGAGTCCACCGCGCTCTGGTACATGGTGGGCAAGAGCAGCACCCTGATGGTCTTGATGTTCGACGCGCGCACGCCGGAGGCGGCGGCCGCGCTGCTGCGGTCCGCCCGGCGCGTGGCCCACCGCGCGGGCCTGTCGCGCGTGGTGCTGTGGGAGGAGCCCGCGGCGGCGCCACTGCTGGCCGGTGTTCCAGGCGCGGTGCGCGAGGCACGGGAAGGCTCGCTGCCCATGTTGCGCTCCCTGCGGCCGGGCCTGGCGCTGGCGGAGGCTACGCCTATCCCCCGGGCCCTCTGGGTCTAG